The genomic region ACTCCAAAGCTGTTAAAGCCAAAGGTTTATCATTCAGGGTCACCTCTCGACCTTCTGGGTTGATTGCTAACTGTTTAAAAACAAGACGTTGTGATTGAGTGGGTTGAATATAACGTATGCGTCTCAAAAGAGCTTCCACTCTAACTTCCACCTCCGCTAGACTAAATGGTTTGGTCATAAAATCATCCGCACCACCAGCTAAAACCTTAATTTTATCAGTTTCATCATTACGACTGGTGAGCATGAGAACTAAAACATTGGTTCGAGTTTGCATATCCTGACAAAGTTTGTAACCATTTACATCTGGTAAGTTCCAGTCTAAAATCACCAGGGAAGGGTTAAACTGCTCAAACAGTGTCATGGCACTTTTACCATCAGCAGCAGCTTCTGTTTTATATTTTCGACTTAAAAAGCGATGAACAAGATTTCTGACACTGAAATCGTCATCTACAACCATAATCTTGGGAATATT from Cylindrospermopsis curvispora GIHE-G1 harbors:
- a CDS encoding response regulator transcription factor, translated to MDNLATNIPKIMVVDDDFSVRNLVHRFLSRKYKTEAAADGKSAMTLFEQFNPSLVILDWNLPDVNGYKLCQDMQTRTNVLVLMLTSRNDETDKIKVLAGGADDFMTKPFSLAEVEVRVEALLRRIRYIQPTQSQRLVFKQLAINPEGREVTLNDKPLALTALEFNILHFLACHPGQAWSRPQLIQKIWGCDYVGDGRVVDVHIGQLRKKMEVDSSTPEFIKTVRGYGYKFESPEHNRV